A region from the Silene latifolia isolate original U9 population chromosome 7, ASM4854445v1, whole genome shotgun sequence genome encodes:
- the LOC141590329 gene encoding uncharacterized protein LOC141590329 codes for MARDSFLLQKAKCSWIKEGDANSAFFHNSIRKRRNINKVIMIEDMNGMICDTPDQVKEAFLEYYEHLLGSSQKTKKIHRKIIDQGPKCNEDQYAVLLRPVSGEEVKVALFGIPDIKSPGPDGYTSKFFKDAWGEVGKEVIQAVQNFFTHGKLLKQLNATSLTLIPKCDRPQTVLQFRPIACCNVIYKDLIRLYERPSPSPRYMFKIDLQKAYDTVEWEFMDNLMKMLKFPEGFRSKIMQCITTASFSLSLNATGLRVSPAKSSAYFGGVQDQLKQEIIQVSCFTEGSLPFRLVIVQSVLKTLCGYWASLFVLPKRVIHKTEALCRNFLWEGGTEYKRAPLVAWDKICRPKVEGGFGLRDLETLNKALVANIVNWVMEKKDTIWVQWVECNYLKGQQWMDYSPSPNFSWVWRRICRVKHEIAPGYTDGIWHQQEGFSSARCYDWLKEQAPKMLWEKVVWTGWSLPKHNFLGWLWAHGALQTKSKLLNYGVVDEDTCQICGMGSESQEHLFFDCPYSRRVIQQVKQSSGMDIPTTNALEWCVNRQGSKVQKGVQYDMVVCAVYVLWQQRNTCRQEMVLARPEWLAKRILNDMKARIRERDKSHLRIFDIEWLESKNLM; via the exons ATGGCCAGAGATAGCTTTTTACTTCAGAAAGCTAAGTGTTCATGGATTAAGGAGGGGGATGCAAATAGTGCTTTCTTCCACAATTCTATTAGGAAGAGGAGAAATATAAATAAGGTGATCATGATTGAAGACATGAATGGGATGATTTGTGACACCCCTGACCAGGTAAAAGAAGCATTTCTTGAATACTATGAACACCTGCTGGGATCTAGCCAAAAGACAAAGAAGATTCATAGGAAAATTATTGATCAAGGCCCTAAATGCAATGAGGATCAGTATGCTGTGCTACTAAGGCCTGTCTCTGGGGAAGAGGTGAAGGTGGCATTATTTGGCATTCCTGATATTAAATCCCCAGGGCCTGATGGGTATACCAGTAAGTTCTTTAAAGATGCTTGGGGGGAAGTAGGAAAGGAGGTAATTCAAGCTGTTCAGAATTTCTTTACTCATGGAAAGCTTTTAAAACAGCTGAATGCTACCAGTCTTACATTGATTCCTAAATGTGATAGGCCTCAGACAGTGTTGCAATTTCGCCCCATAGCATGTTGCAATGTTATCTATAAG GACCTCATCAGACTCTATGAAAGACCATCTCCTTCTCCCAGATATATGTTTAAAATAGACTTACAGAAAGCTTATGACACAGTGGAATGGGAGTTTATGGATAACCTTATGAAGATGTTGAAGTTCCCTGAGGGTTTCAGAAGCAAAATTATGCAGTGTATAACTACTGCTTCTTTCTCCTTATCCCTAAATG CTACTGGACTTAGGGTTAGCCCTGCCAAGTCTAGTGCTTATTTTGGTGGAGTTCAGGACCAGCTGAAGCAAGAAATCATACAGGTTTCTTGTTTTACAGAAGGTAGTCTGCCATTCAG ACTGGTGATAGTTCAATCAGTTCTAAAAACCTTATGTGGGTATTGGGCTTCACTGTTTGTGCTTCCAAAAAGAGTTATTCACAAAACTGAGGCTTTATGTAGAAACTTTCTTTGGGAAGGAGGAACTGAGTACAAAAGAGCTCCCTTAGTAGCTTGGGACAAAATATGCAGGCCAAAAGTAGAAGGTGGATTCGGGCTAAGGGACCTGGAAACTTTGAATAAAGCACTAGTTGCTAACATTGTTAACTGGGTGATGGAGAAAAAGGACACAATTTGGGTTCAATGGGTGGAATGCAATTATCTTAAGGGGCAGCAATGGATGGACTATTCTCCTAGTCCTAATTTTAGCTGGGTGTGGAGGAGAATTTGTAGGGTTAAACATGAAATAGCCCCTGGATACACTGATGGAATCTGGCACCAGCAGGAGGGGTTCTCTTCTGCCAGATGCTATGACTGGTTGAAGGAGCAGGCTCCAAAAATGCTGTGGGAGAAAGTAGTTTGGACGGGGTGGAGTCTTCCCAAACACAACTTCCTGGGGTGGTTGTGGGCACATGGGGCATTGCAGACAAAGAGTAAACTGCTGAACTATGGGGTGGTAGATGAAGATACCTGTCAGATCTGTGGAATGGGAAGTGAAAGCCAGGAACATCTATTTTTTGACTGCCCTTACAGCAGACGAGTTATACAGCAGGTTAAGCAGTCCAGTGGGATGGATATCCCTACAACAAATGCACTAGAATGGTGTGTGAACAGGCAAGGGTCTAAAGTGCAAAAGGGGGTGCAGTATGATATGGTGGTCTGTGCAGTGTATGTGCTATGGCAGCAGCGTAATACTTGCAGACAAGAGATGGTTTTAGCTCGTCCTGAATGGCTAGCAAAAAGAATTCTAAATGATATGAAAGCTAGGAtaagggagagagataagagtCATTTAAGAATTTTTGATATAGAATGGTTAGAGAGCAAGAATCTTATGTAA